A genomic window from Treponema maltophilum ATCC 51939 includes:
- a CDS encoding ABC transporter permease, producing the protein MHNRILERFKTDTFLYLLLFIAVFTILSILSPYSFLSKYNLQSMAFQVPEFGILALGMMLAIITGGIDLSIIANANLSAIFASLLMYNYIKVFPDNYSNIVILIILFVTCLIAGFLMGALNGILVSYMRLPAILATLGTMKIFDGISTVITGGQSLRNYPPIVAALANETFLSIPISFFIFIFVGAIIKIIMDHSRLGFRIYHLGENPLAAEYSGVNNNFILVKTYCLTGLLAGFSGLIMMSRFNSIKVGYGNSYQLLTILVAIMGGVHPSGGQGKVMNVILSTLTLQCIASGFNILGFSNYIRNVIYGVVLITVMVVITIYPILKQHFYLRNKC; encoded by the coding sequence ATGCATAATCGAATTTTAGAAAGATTCAAAACGGATACGTTTTTATATTTATTGTTGTTTATAGCTGTTTTTACTATTTTAAGTATCCTTTCTCCGTACAGCTTTTTAAGCAAATATAATTTACAATCAATGGCTTTTCAAGTTCCCGAATTCGGAATTCTTGCATTGGGGATGATGTTGGCAATTATTACGGGGGGAATCGATTTATCGATTATTGCAAATGCGAATTTATCGGCTATTTTTGCAAGTTTACTGATGTATAATTATATCAAAGTATTTCCCGATAATTACAGCAATATTGTTATATTGATTATATTGTTTGTTACTTGCCTTATTGCAGGATTTTTAATGGGTGCTTTAAACGGTATTTTGGTTTCATATATGCGTTTACCGGCAATTTTAGCAACGTTGGGTACAATGAAGATCTTTGACGGTATTTCAACTGTCATTACGGGAGGACAGTCTTTGCGAAATTATCCTCCCATAGTTGCCGCGTTAGCAAATGAGACATTTTTATCGATTCCTATTTCATTTTTCATTTTTATTTTTGTCGGTGCTATTATAAAAATTATAATGGATCATTCACGGCTCGGTTTTCGGATATATCACCTCGGGGAGAATCCCTTGGCTGCGGAATATTCCGGTGTAAATAATAATTTTATTCTGGTCAAAACATATTGCTTGACCGGCCTCTTGGCCGGCTTTTCGGGGCTTATTATGATGTCGAGGTTTAATTCAATTAAAGTCGGATACGGTAACTCGTATCAGCTTCTAACTATTTTAGTTGCAATAATGGGTGGCGTGCATCCTTCTGGCGGGCAAGGTAAAGTTATGAATGTTATTTTATCTACATTAACCTTGCAATGTATTGCAAGCGGATTTAATATTTTAGGTTTTTCAAATTATATTAGAAATGTTATTTATGGAGTTGTTTTGATTACGGTTATGGTTGTTATTACGATATATCCGATTCTAAAACAGCACTTTTATCTGAGAAATAAATGCTAA
- a CDS encoding ABC transporter permease: MTLRLHAIQKVRFTHELFLFAVLILFSLIIAICSPGSFNFESLLDILKSSSTYMVMAIGVLIVMISGGIDVSFTSIAAVAAYVSVYILNTYAQGNIVIAFFIAGIVGAVLGIINSIFISLFKLPTLIVTLATSNIFYGLLLEHAPTAHISKVPEFFTEFGAGRLISFASNTDKSWGLSNLAIIAIILLIIFSILLRYTGLGRNIYAMGSAKESAQRAGISIWKTQFFVYLFAGFLAGISSILNTSLISYVNPFNIQSTTMDVIAAVVLGGAALNGGKGSVIGTFLGVILLFMVKTSLIQLGVPSTWDSLIVGSILLISISIPMIRYLFKK, encoded by the coding sequence GTGACATTACGATTACATGCTATACAAAAAGTCCGGTTTACCCACGAATTATTTCTATTTGCAGTACTTATTCTTTTTAGTTTGATAATTGCCATATGCAGTCCGGGCTCTTTCAATTTTGAATCGCTTTTGGATATTTTAAAGAGTTCAAGTACTTATATGGTTATGGCAATCGGCGTTTTAATTGTGATGATTTCAGGCGGAATAGACGTTTCTTTTACATCTATTGCAGCAGTTGCGGCATATGTATCAGTATATATTTTGAATACCTATGCACAAGGAAATATTGTAATTGCATTTTTTATTGCAGGAATCGTCGGTGCCGTTTTAGGAATTATAAATTCTATTTTTATTTCGTTATTTAAACTTCCTACACTTATTGTTACACTTGCAACTTCAAATATCTTTTATGGCTTACTGTTGGAGCATGCTCCTACCGCCCATATTTCCAAAGTTCCGGAATTCTTTACCGAATTCGGTGCAGGCAGACTTATAAGTTTTGCGAGCAATACTGATAAATCGTGGGGACTCTCGAATTTGGCAATTATCGCAATTATTTTATTAATCATTTTTTCAATACTGCTGCGCTATACGGGACTAGGCAGGAATATTTATGCAATGGGGAGTGCAAAGGAATCCGCGCAGCGTGCCGGTATTTCAATATGGAAAACTCAATTTTTCGTGTATTTATTTGCCGGTTTTTTAGCAGGGATTTCTTCCATATTGAATACTTCACTGATTTCATATGTCAATCCTTTTAATATTCAAAGTACGACAATGGATGTCATTGCTGCCGTTGTGTTGGGAGGCGCTGCTTTAAATGGCGGAAAAGGTTCTGTCATTGGTACTTTTCTGGGGGTGATACTACTCTTTATGGTTAAAACAAGTCTTATTCAACTCGGTGTGCCTTCAACATGGGATTCTTTAATTGTAGGAAGTATTTTGCTAATAAGTATTTCTATACCAATGATTCGATATCTTTTCAAAAAATAA
- a CDS encoding sugar ABC transporter ATP-binding protein, producing MKIFFSEKENFIIIFLTEIKNGLIIKSYEFYKCGRNIVASVFLSIKNISKTYNAVNALDNINLEIKHGEIHCIIGENGCGKSTLMKIIAGVIPPDPTKSGCLEIDGKPMHNYNSTISMRKGIQVIYQDLSLFPNLTVTENININDRIENRSFFINWKNAEKTARAALQEVSLDVDINMNVSDLSIAQRQLIAICRAITNNVRLLIMDEPTASLGKKDIDHLITIIQKLKVRGIAVIFIGHKLDEVLSIADRITIMRDGHIIKTIDDVTEYNEYVLASLMTGKQIAYDTYNAEFDSDSVKLLEVKHFSKERQFFDINLKLYKGEILGIIGLVGSGRTELVSTIFGLQQPDSGEIFIEGNPVRISNVNDAIKLGIGLVPENRLSEGLFNTKSIKNNINITTLDKHINKVGLLSANKLDSNSSYWVEMLKIKTPNQNNPASSLSGGNQQRIVLAKWMSNNSKILILDGPTIGIDIGAKAEIHQIIRQAVKEKAIGVIMVTDEIGEVLQNASRILVMHEGKIIFDDRRINVNEKILKTTLARYNREEV from the coding sequence ATGAAAATATTTTTTTCAGAAAAAGAAAATTTTATCATAATTTTCTTGACAGAGATAAAAAACGGTCTTATTATAAAATCATATGAATTTTATAAGTGCGGGAGGAATATTGTGGCTTCGGTCTTTCTCAGCATAAAGAATATATCAAAGACTTATAATGCTGTTAATGCATTAGATAATATTAATCTGGAGATAAAACACGGTGAGATTCACTGTATCATTGGGGAAAACGGCTGCGGAAAATCAACGCTGATGAAAATCATTGCGGGAGTTATTCCTCCTGATCCTACAAAGAGCGGTTGTTTGGAAATAGACGGAAAGCCTATGCACAATTATAATTCTACTATTTCTATGCGAAAAGGCATACAAGTTATCTATCAGGATTTATCATTATTTCCGAACTTAACTGTAACCGAAAATATAAATATCAATGACCGTATTGAAAACCGTTCCTTCTTTATCAATTGGAAAAATGCTGAAAAGACGGCAAGAGCTGCTCTCCAAGAGGTTTCGCTTGATGTTGATATAAATATGAATGTTTCTGATTTATCCATAGCACAGCGACAGCTTATTGCAATTTGCAGAGCTATAACCAATAATGTCAGATTACTTATTATGGATGAGCCGACCGCAAGTTTAGGGAAAAAAGATATTGACCATTTAATAACTATTATTCAAAAATTAAAAGTAAGAGGGATTGCAGTTATTTTTATCGGACATAAATTGGATGAAGTCTTAAGTATAGCTGATCGCATAACAATAATGCGTGATGGTCATATTATTAAGACTATTGATGATGTTACAGAATACAATGAGTATGTGCTTGCCAGTTTGATGACAGGAAAACAAATTGCATATGATACATATAATGCAGAGTTTGATTCTGATTCCGTAAAGCTTCTTGAAGTAAAGCATTTTTCAAAAGAGAGGCAATTTTTTGATATTAATTTAAAATTATATAAAGGTGAAATACTCGGAATTATCGGATTGGTCGGATCAGGGCGAACTGAATTGGTTTCAACTATTTTCGGATTACAGCAGCCTGATTCCGGCGAAATCTTTATTGAGGGAAACCCGGTAAGGATTTCAAACGTAAACGATGCTATAAAATTGGGAATAGGGCTTGTCCCTGAAAACAGACTCAGCGAAGGTTTATTTAATACCAAGTCGATAAAAAATAATATCAATATAACAACTTTAGATAAACACATTAATAAAGTCGGCTTGCTGTCCGCAAACAAGCTTGATAGCAATTCGTCGTATTGGGTTGAGATGCTTAAAATTAAAACACCGAATCAAAATAATCCTGCTTCATCACTGTCAGGGGGCAATCAGCAACGGATTGTTCTTGCAAAATGGATGTCCAATAATTCGAAAATACTTATATTGGATGGCCCTACTATCGGAATAGATATCGGAGCGAAAGCTGAAATTCACCAGATTATCAGGCAAGCAGTAAAAGAAAAGGCTATAGGCGTTATTATGGTCACTGATGAGATTGGAGAAGTCTTACAAAATGCTTCTCGAATTCTTGTAATGCATGAAGGAAAAATTATTTTTGATGATAGGCGAATAAATGTAAATGAGAAAATTTTAAAAACGACGCTGGCTCGTTATAATCGGGAGGAAGTTTAA
- a CDS encoding autoinducer 2 ABC transporter substrate-binding protein, whose amino-acid sequence MMKKVMFVLLLSFLTIGIFAAGAKDSKGNKPLEVAVVVKLEHPWFDDMKIGINEAAKEFGVNATMLAPAEADAAQQVALIESCIAKGVDAIAVIPNDPAALEPVLKKAQSAGIITLAHEAPTAQNVSFDIEAFDNAVMGRRFIDNIVKYYGDSGNYVFFVGNLTAETHMVRFKAATEYQKAKYPKLNLLTPVPIVDEENTQIAYEKSLELLATYGNKINAIVSCASASPVGVAKALKEKGYAGKILNIGSSVPSMVKPYVEDGTCTVISLWRPADAGYVLVWMAKEIAEGRTITNGQTIPKFGKVTVNKKLVVGGDAGCVDWSKETMGKFFF is encoded by the coding sequence ATGATGAAAAAAGTAATGTTTGTTTTATTGTTATCATTTTTAACAATCGGCATCTTTGCTGCCGGCGCAAAAGATTCAAAAGGCAACAAGCCTTTAGAGGTTGCCGTTGTAGTCAAACTGGAACATCCTTGGTTTGATGATATGAAAATCGGTATCAATGAAGCTGCAAAAGAGTTCGGTGTAAATGCTACGATGCTTGCTCCGGCAGAAGCCGATGCCGCACAACAGGTTGCTCTCATTGAATCATGCATAGCAAAAGGCGTCGATGCGATTGCCGTAATTCCCAATGATCCGGCCGCATTGGAGCCGGTTTTAAAGAAAGCCCAGTCTGCAGGAATTATCACACTCGCACATGAAGCCCCTACGGCACAAAACGTTTCTTTTGATATTGAGGCATTTGATAACGCGGTTATGGGACGTCGCTTTATCGATAATATCGTTAAATATTATGGCGATTCAGGAAATTATGTATTTTTTGTCGGAAATTTAACTGCGGAAACTCATATGGTCAGATTTAAAGCGGCTACCGAATATCAAAAAGCAAAATATCCGAAATTAAATTTACTGACGCCCGTTCCTATCGTTGACGAGGAAAATACACAAATTGCATATGAAAAGTCATTGGAACTGCTGGCAACCTATGGGAACAAAATTAATGCAATAGTAAGTTGTGCTTCAGCTTCACCAGTAGGGGTTGCAAAAGCACTAAAAGAAAAAGGCTATGCCGGTAAGATCCTGAACATAGGATCTTCCGTTCCCTCAATGGTAAAACCGTATGTTGAAGACGGAACCTGCACGGTAATTTCATTATGGCGACCTGCCGATGCCGGATATGTTTTAGTTTGGATGGCAAAAGAAATTGCAGAAGGCCGTACCATTACTAACGGTCAAACCATTCCGAAATTCGGAAAGGTAACCGTCAACAAAAAATTAGTAGTCGGTGGCGATGCAGGATGTGTTGACTGGTCAAAAGAAACTATGGGTAAATTCTTTTTTTAA
- a CDS encoding sugar phosphate isomerase/epimerase family protein: protein MDLGIHAYAWCSEWSNDTLNILDKAKEQDLDFLEIPLMCLDKFDARAVLKRKKEVGIDVVTSNVILDAEFDITSTEVSHRKKGVEYLKKCVDATAAVESDCFSGVIYSQYLKPAKRPPTNDEWQYSADCLREVAEYAKKCNINIGFEPVTRYESYLLNTCEQALKLIDMIGLDNVKVHLDTYHMNVEEKDFYHATKAAKGKLIHYHLCECDRGIPGTGHVDWDGVFRALKEINYNGRVGMEGFSDITDNMSTWVWRKLAPNGDVFLTEGIRFIRNMIKKYNL, encoded by the coding sequence ATGGACTTAGGAATACATGCATATGCATGGTGTTCTGAGTGGTCAAATGATACGCTTAATATTTTAGATAAAGCGAAAGAGCAGGATTTAGACTTCTTGGAAATTCCTTTAATGTGCTTGGATAAATTCGATGCCAGGGCAGTACTAAAACGCAAAAAGGAGGTTGGGATTGATGTCGTTACCTCCAATGTTATTTTAGATGCGGAATTTGATATTACGAGCACTGAAGTTTCACACCGCAAAAAAGGTGTTGAATATTTGAAAAAATGTGTTGACGCTACAGCTGCGGTTGAATCGGATTGTTTTTCCGGTGTTATATATTCCCAATATTTAAAACCGGCAAAACGACCGCCGACAAACGACGAATGGCAATATTCAGCAGATTGCTTAAGGGAAGTCGCAGAGTATGCTAAAAAATGCAATATAAATATAGGTTTTGAACCGGTAACGCGGTATGAATCTTATTTACTGAATACTTGTGAGCAAGCGTTAAAACTAATCGACATGATAGGATTGGATAATGTAAAAGTCCATCTCGATACATATCATATGAATGTTGAAGAAAAAGATTTTTATCATGCAACAAAAGCAGCAAAGGGAAAACTGATACATTATCATTTATGTGAATGTGATAGAGGTATTCCCGGTACAGGGCATGTCGATTGGGACGGTGTCTTTCGGGCATTAAAGGAAATAAACTATAACGGCAGAGTCGGAATGGAAGGTTTTTCCGATATTACGGATAACATGTCAACATGGGTATGGAGAAAACTTGCTCCAAACGGAGATGTTTTCCTTACAGAAGGTATACGTTTTATTCGTAATATGATAAAAAAATATAATTTATAA
- a CDS encoding xylulokinase, producing MKRYLLAHDLGTSGNKAVLFDTQTLSIVGDCTEVYQTYYPQDGFAEHNPEQWWQAVCMATKKLLTGTGISANDIAAVSFSAIMNTCLPVDKNGKPLCNAVIWADQRGAEQLNKLYSAADENTFYTTTGHRINGTYSIAKMLWLQEHKPEIFGAAYKFLQVKDYVIRKMTGNFMSDYSDASHVGCLNRNTKKYWSKLLEALHIPEEKLPELKKSTDAAGTLISSAAEECGLIAGIPVIVGGGDGCCATAGAGVYKTGSAYNALGTSSWNGTLSKTPLADPDKTCFSLIHLDGEQYLSLGTMQSAGHSIEWLMTNLFPDFQTNKTSCFAYVNDEIRKQLESGNASQLIYLPYLLGERSPWWNSNARGAFVGLNASTGKIDMLRSCMEGVAFNLKIILNSLEKSLGPLSMRVIGGGAKNKTWLKILASVWGREIGIPKHLSQATSLGAILCAGIGSGIFNDFSVIEKINPIESAIPPDEKLAHAYESRYDIFIKTYKALVPVYEALRQSGG from the coding sequence ATGAAACGGTATTTATTGGCGCACGATTTGGGAACGAGCGGGAATAAAGCGGTTCTCTTTGACACGCAAACGCTGTCGATTGTCGGAGATTGCACCGAAGTTTATCAAACCTACTATCCGCAAGACGGTTTTGCCGAACATAATCCCGAACAGTGGTGGCAAGCCGTATGCATGGCAACAAAAAAACTGTTGACCGGCACCGGAATTTCCGCAAACGATATAGCGGCCGTTTCTTTTTCCGCAATTATGAATACCTGCCTTCCCGTGGACAAAAACGGCAAGCCCTTGTGCAATGCCGTCATATGGGCCGATCAGCGCGGGGCGGAACAGCTGAATAAACTGTATTCGGCCGCCGATGAAAACACTTTTTATACGACAACAGGGCACCGCATAAACGGCACCTACAGCATTGCAAAAATGCTGTGGCTTCAAGAACATAAACCGGAAATCTTCGGCGCCGCGTATAAATTCCTTCAAGTGAAAGATTACGTCATCCGTAAAATGACGGGAAACTTTATGTCCGACTACAGCGACGCATCGCATGTGGGCTGTTTGAACCGAAACACCAAAAAGTATTGGAGCAAGCTGCTGGAAGCTCTGCACATTCCCGAAGAAAAATTACCGGAACTGAAAAAATCGACCGATGCTGCCGGAACACTGATTTCTTCCGCAGCCGAAGAATGCGGCTTGATTGCCGGTATTCCGGTCATAGTCGGCGGCGGTGACGGTTGCTGCGCGACGGCCGGCGCGGGTGTATATAAAACGGGAAGCGCATACAATGCGCTCGGAACTTCTTCATGGAACGGTACCTTAAGCAAAACTCCCCTCGCCGATCCGGATAAAACCTGTTTTTCGCTTATACATCTTGACGGGGAGCAATACCTTTCGCTCGGAACAATGCAAAGCGCGGGGCATTCGATTGAATGGCTTATGACAAATCTTTTTCCCGATTTTCAAACAAATAAAACCTCTTGCTTTGCATATGTAAACGATGAAATACGCAAACAACTGGAAAGCGGCAACGCGTCGCAGCTCATATATCTTCCCTATCTTTTAGGAGAACGCAGCCCGTGGTGGAATTCAAATGCACGCGGCGCCTTCGTGGGCTTGAATGCTTCGACGGGAAAAATCGACATGCTCCGCTCATGTATGGAAGGCGTTGCGTTTAATTTAAAAATCATTTTGAATTCGCTTGAAAAAAGTTTAGGGCCGCTTTCGATGCGCGTAATCGGCGGCGGCGCTAAAAATAAAACGTGGCTGAAAATTCTTGCTTCCGTTTGGGGAAGGGAAATAGGCATTCCCAAACACCTTTCGCAGGCAACATCGCTGGGGGCAATCCTATGCGCCGGTATCGGATCGGGCATTTTTAATGATTTTTCCGTCATTGAAAAAATCAACCCGATTGAAAGCGCAATTCCGCCCGACGAAAAACTTGCACACGCCTACGAAAGCCGGTACGATATTTTTATCAAAACCTATAAGGCGCTGGTTCCCGTATACGAGGCACTGCGGCAAAGCGGCGGATAA
- a CDS encoding LacI family DNA-binding transcriptional regulator: protein MSTKLTLKEISQLADVSISTVSRVLSDSSYVKSTTRDKVLTVLNSAENNKNSNKLIAFIFPDISNLFFPLLFKGMKSISKMQGYNILISNTENSYETEVEILEDMLKCGVEGIIYIGDYAKKSLIQDILAKGEIPFVFLDRDPDIPNANLVTSNSVEGMYQSGKYIMDLGHEKILYLGGIESLPVEQQRMSGFYKAQKEHKISDKGIVKKFANYLMDDAYMIIYDMLQKGVFDFTAICASNDLMAFGAYKALNDNGLSVPNDVSLIGYDDIPMSLVLNLTTVRQPFEEMGRNAMIALSNKITRQTQQPVRSVLDAGLVIRNTCKVLH, encoded by the coding sequence ATGAGTACAAAATTGACTCTAAAAGAAATTTCTCAACTCGCCGACGTTTCAATTTCAACAGTTTCACGTGTTCTTTCCGATTCTTCGTATGTCAAATCAACAACACGCGACAAAGTTTTGACCGTATTGAATTCTGCTGAAAATAATAAAAATAGCAATAAATTGATTGCATTTATTTTCCCCGATATCTCAAATCTTTTTTTCCCCTTGCTTTTTAAAGGTATGAAAAGTATTTCAAAAATGCAAGGGTATAATATTTTAATATCCAATACTGAAAATTCTTACGAAACGGAAGTTGAGATTCTTGAAGATATGCTTAAATGCGGAGTTGAAGGTATTATCTATATCGGTGATTATGCAAAAAAGTCCCTTATTCAAGATATACTGGCAAAAGGTGAAATTCCCTTTGTGTTTTTGGATAGGGATCCCGATATTCCGAATGCCAATTTGGTAACGTCTAATAGCGTTGAAGGAATGTATCAATCCGGAAAATATATTATGGATTTGGGACATGAAAAAATTTTATATTTGGGCGGAATAGAATCTCTGCCGGTGGAACAGCAGAGGATGAGCGGTTTTTACAAAGCGCAAAAAGAGCATAAAATCTCCGATAAAGGTATTGTCAAAAAATTTGCCAACTATCTTATGGATGATGCTTATATGATAATTTACGATATGCTTCAAAAAGGAGTTTTTGATTTTACCGCAATTTGCGCTTCAAATGATTTAATGGCGTTCGGCGCATATAAGGCCTTAAACGATAACGGACTGTCCGTTCCGAATGATGTATCATTAATAGGTTATGATGATATTCCTATGTCGCTTGTACTCAATCTGACAACGGTTCGTCAGCCGTTTGAAGAGATGGGAAGGAACGCAATGATTGCGCTTTCAAATAAAATCACACGCCAAACGCAACAACCCGTTAGATCGGTTCTTGATGCCGGTCTTGTCATACGGAATACCTGTAAAGTTTTACATTAA
- a CDS encoding aconitate hydratase codes for MALTLTEKIIRRHIVRDAGADIDLTADTPIPSGSHIAIKIDQTLTQDATGTMTYLQFETIGVPRVKTELSVSYVDHNTLQTDFKNMDDHRYLQSVAAKYGLWFSRAGNGICHQVHLEKFGAPGKTLLGSDSHTPTGGGLGMLAIGAGGLDVAVAMAGGAFHLAMPKVIGVHLTGRLRPGVSAKDIILEVLRHETVKGGVGAVYEYFGEGAASLSVPQRATVTNMGAELGATSSLFESDESTKQYLRLMGREKSWVPLSADKGAEYYKVLDINLDTLSPLASCPHSPDAVKPIADLEGMKVQQVVIGSCTNSSLDDLAAVAAIVKGKRIAPDIEAGIAPGSRATLLMAAKAGILSDLIDAGFRILESACGPCLGQGFAPSSGGVSVRTFNRNFKGRSGTADALIYLVSPETAAVTAINGCITNPVSGAGKRTSLLRGENTAGKDGAAGTNAAAAAENPYALSEKDIIQTASDEKMFIAPLPLEKAQRVEIVRGPNIKSCPASPPCEDTLVLPLVLKAPDNVSTDDILPAGAKMLPLRSNIPEIAKFTLERIDPAFYAEAKSILDSGRQGCLIAGGENYGQGSSREHAALAPMYLGVRVILAKSFARIHRANLINYGILPLVFADPADYDALTKGDVLTITGIEAALANGSDFVIRCADKAGNNKFSFTSPNDFDERSRKILAKGGLGSYTKSGGQ; via the coding sequence ATGGCGCTTACCTTAACCGAAAAAATCATACGGCGGCATATTGTGCGCGATGCGGGAGCGGACATCGATCTTACCGCCGATACACCGATACCGAGCGGCTCGCATATTGCAATAAAAATCGATCAAACGCTTACGCAGGACGCGACCGGCACGATGACGTATTTGCAGTTCGAAACCATCGGCGTTCCGCGGGTAAAAACGGAATTGTCCGTTTCGTATGTCGACCATAATACGCTGCAAACCGATTTTAAAAACATGGACGATCACCGCTATCTGCAAAGCGTCGCCGCAAAATACGGTTTGTGGTTTTCCCGCGCGGGAAACGGTATATGCCATCAAGTGCATTTGGAAAAATTCGGCGCTCCCGGCAAAACGCTTTTGGGTTCCGACTCCCACACGCCGACCGGAGGCGGTTTGGGCATGCTTGCCATCGGCGCCGGCGGTTTGGACGTGGCGGTTGCAATGGCGGGCGGAGCCTTTCATCTTGCGATGCCGAAAGTTATCGGCGTACATCTTACCGGCAGACTGCGGCCGGGCGTAAGCGCTAAAGATATTATTTTGGAAGTACTGCGGCACGAAACCGTAAAAGGCGGAGTCGGCGCCGTATACGAATATTTCGGCGAAGGAGCCGCATCGCTGAGCGTTCCCCAGCGCGCCACCGTTACGAATATGGGAGCCGAACTCGGAGCGACTTCAAGTCTTTTTGAATCGGACGAATCGACAAAACAATACCTTCGCCTGATGGGACGCGAAAAAAGCTGGGTTCCCCTTTCCGCCGACAAGGGCGCCGAATATTACAAGGTACTTGACATAAACCTCGACACGCTTTCTCCCCTTGCATCGTGCCCTCATTCGCCCGACGCGGTAAAGCCGATTGCCGATTTGGAAGGCATGAAAGTGCAACAAGTCGTCATCGGTTCATGCACCAATTCTTCGCTGGACGATTTGGCGGCCGTTGCGGCCATTGTAAAAGGCAAACGGATTGCACCCGATATTGAAGCCGGCATTGCGCCGGGAAGCCGTGCAACGCTTTTAATGGCCGCTAAAGCGGGCATTTTAAGCGATTTGATAGACGCGGGATTCCGCATTTTGGAAAGCGCATGCGGTCCCTGTTTGGGGCAAGGTTTTGCCCCGTCTTCGGGAGGAGTCAGCGTGCGCACCTTTAACCGGAATTTTAAAGGCAGAAGCGGTACCGCCGATGCGCTCATATATCTTGTTTCGCCGGAAACGGCTGCCGTAACCGCGATCAACGGCTGCATAACGAATCCCGTATCCGGTGCCGGAAAACGGACAAGTCTTTTACGCGGCGAAAATACCGCCGGCAAAGACGGCGCCGCCGGAACAAACGCTGCGGCGGCTGCAGAAAATCCGTACGCGCTTTCCGAAAAAGATATCATACAAACGGCATCGGACGAAAAAATGTTTATAGCGCCGCTTCCGCTTGAAAAAGCGCAGCGCGTCGAAATCGTGCGCGGGCCGAACATTAAAAGCTGCCCCGCCTCTCCTCCGTGCGAAGACACGCTTGTTTTGCCGCTCGTTCTTAAAGCGCCGGACAACGTTTCCACCGACGACATTTTACCTGCCGGAGCGAAAATGCTGCCTTTGCGTTCGAACATTCCCGAAATCGCAAAATTTACGCTTGAGCGCATAGATCCCGCTTTTTACGCCGAAGCAAAATCGATTTTGGACAGCGGCAGGCAGGGCTGCCTTATTGCGGGCGGCGAAAATTACGGACAAGGTTCCTCGCGCGAACACGCGGCTTTGGCTCCGATGTATTTGGGCGTGCGGGTCATTTTGGCAAAATCTTTTGCGCGCATTCACCGCGCCAATCTCATAAATTACGGTATACTGCCGCTCGTATTTGCCGATCCCGCCGATTACGATGCCCTTACAAAAGGCGATGTATTAACCATTACCGGCATAGAAGCGGCTTTGGCAAACGGTTCCGATTTTGTGATACGGTGCGCGGATAAAGCCGGAAACAACAAATTCTCCTTTACATCCCCCAACGATTTTGACGAACGATCGAGGAAAATCCTTGCAAAAGGCGGGCTCGGTTCATATACGAAAAGCGGCGGACAATAA
- a CDS encoding late competence development ComFB family protein: protein MNIHNILEDQVIIRVNDMYKRIGKMKPAWFTCNCEQCRLDTTAYVLNKLPPRYIVSGRGLTHMLATVDTQMSVDIDSLIVEGMKKVAANARPFHAVEKSDSSEESEDPVFNFPLFVGTVYDGATFDAIPSARITLSRNGAPCSMIDHTWTNPMTLTSHTRGKYTFWVKPQKARVLGETKQFQFKIEITADGFEKTIYVLDIPVTSSEHVVTEPNTIDPVKIQDLYLFKTHSL from the coding sequence ATGAATATACATAATATCCTTGAAGATCAGGTTATTATTCGAGTAAACGACATGTACAAGCGCATCGGCAAAATGAAACCGGCTTGGTTCACTTGTAATTGCGAACAATGCCGACTCGATACGACCGCCTATGTTTTAAATAAACTTCCGCCGCGCTATATCGTGTCCGGACGAGGATTAACGCATATGTTGGCCACGGTCGATACGCAAATGTCGGTGGATATTGATTCTTTAATAGTCGAAGGAATGAAAAAGGTCGCCGCGAATGCGCGGCCCTTTCACGCCGTCGAAAAAAGCGATTCGTCGGAAGAATCGGAAGATCCCGTTTTTAACTTTCCGCTTTTCGTCGGCACCGTATACGACGGAGCGACCTTCGATGCCATACCGTCCGCACGGATCACTTTAAGCCGAAACGGCGCCCCCTGTTCCATGATCGACCACACATGGACAAACCCGATGACCCTGACTTCCCATACAAGAGGAAAATATACTTTTTGGGTCAAACCGCAAAAAGCCCGCGTTTTAGGCGAGACGAAACAATTTCAATTCAAAATTGAAATCACGGCCGACGGCTTTGAAAAAACGATATACGTTTTGGATATTCCCGTTACCAGTTCGGAGCACGTCGTAACCGAACCCAATACGATCGATCCCGTAAAAATTCAGGATTTGTATTTATTTAAAACACACAGCCTTTAA